Within the Salmo salar chromosome ssa12, Ssal_v3.1, whole genome shotgun sequence genome, the region TAGCATTGGGGGCAGGTCCACCCCTGGAGACACCACCATGGGCTCAATCCTGAAGGCCACCGGGTCAAACTGCAAGGAGGAAGAACACATTGTCAGGTCCTTATGAATACTCATGACTTTGATTGACTTTAGCTCCACTAATCATTTTTACTAACATATGATCCATAAACATACTGGATGGAAGATGTTGTAGAAGCTCTTGCAGGTGGGGAGGCTGTATTTGGGGTCGATCCTCTTCAGGCCGCGCACCGATAGGAACATCCCTATAGGAGAACCCAAGGCAAAGAAGGCCTGCGGCTGGAAGGCCAGCTGAGGGTACACAATGGACACCTGGGCAGGAAGGGCAGGGGTACATGTTTAATACTAATTCAGTATGCTCCATGTATAAATTCTGAATTTCTTCACTTTCTGTAACTAAGCATGGATATCAGAACTTACCAACatttttaaattacatttaaattTTATTCATTTAGATTTTCAGTTGTAATAGTTGGGCCTCATGTTAACTGCATCAAGACATTCTATTAAATATATTCTCTTTAATCCATCATTTGGCTttgagtgttgtttttgtgttgtttgttgtttaAATCCTTGTACACAAAAtaatgtatactttttagccagtagttctgaaagttgTGCTCACGAGCCATAAGCGGTCTGCGAAAATGGTGTACTACTtcacatatgtgcagatatgtgcaccatggcagtgctctctctcactctactgtatgtgcatgtgtaCATGTTACAGTATGCagtcactgttgttgttgtttgtttacctGGCCAATGCCAATGTCAAAGTACTTGTAATCCACTGGGCTGGTGGAGGGGGCGTCTGAGAGGAGCATTGGTTGTTCTTGGACCTGGGAATACACACCTGGAACGCCAGGAACTGGCTGGGACGTTCCTGTCCTGGATTCCTGCTTCTGGGCCGAAGGATGGATGGATACATTAGATAGCTCCAATAACAATCTAAACAATATAACTTCATCAGGCTGCTGGTTCCAGCTTACAAACAGTTAGGATGGAATATTGTCAGGGTTaaaaccacagacagacaggaagctaCGCGCAATAGATCCAATAGACTGGAATGTCAGATCAAAGAAGATTGATTTTAAAACGAGTGGAACATTTCACATAATGGCTATGTTTGACAATGAATGGATCTATTTGGAAGTGGATAGGATTTcatacctctctccatctcttcaacAAGCACATGATCTTCTTGCGAGGCCCCAAGGGCATTCCCAAGTCCTTCAAGTCCGTCTCCGAACAGAGAGCCTAGTCAAtagacagaggacacacacacagttagaacatctcacacacacacacacacacacacacacacacacacacacacacacaccaccacacacacacacacacacacacacacacacacacacacacacacacacacacacacgcttaccaGTGATTCTAAGTCCATCTGCTCCTTTGTAAGCATTTGGAAAAACTTGCCCAATCCGCAATTCCTAAGTGTTTTCTCAAAGCTCTCAAAATTAATGGAGGTTGCTTCACTTGGGCTGCTGACGCTACTCTGAAGCAGAAGAAATATAGGATCAACATTGAGCTAATCAGAATAAATATGCTGGTGGTTGTGGCCATGGCCAAAATGTAGCTGTACATTTTGTCAGTTGCCTACTACTTACTATCTTTTCATCTGTGTTATGTATTTCTTGATTTGTCAGAAGGTCAAAGAGGATCAGAGAACCTAGAAAAGTCATATTAATAAAAAATATGAATTACTATAATGGTTATCAATACTGCACTCCTAGAAAAAAAAGGTACTATCtggaaccgaaaagggttcttcagctctccccatagaagaaccctttgaagaaccctttttggttccaggtagaaccctttacacagagggttctacacatatcccaaaagagttctacctggtaaccaaaaagggttgccctatggggacagctgaagaacccttttggaaactTTTTTTCCTAATAAAGTCTGAAGAAAAAGTTAGGAGAGGTCTGTGAGGTACTGACCCAGACTGTGTCCAGTCAGTGACACTGCACCAGTGAATTGTGGGTGGCGCTGAAGGAATACGTGGTGGAGGCGGTTTATCTCTGAGGCCACGGTGTCTATGATGGTCTGGCAGTAGGTGGGGCTGTTGTAGTAGAACAGGTCCAGCACCGTGCCGTTGCTGAACTGACGCAGACGACTGATGCTGGGCAGGGTGATCCTCTGGATATCCCTGTTGGTAGGAGGAAGGTAagaaagtttgtgtgtgtgtgtgtgtgtgtgtgtgtgtgtgtgtgtgtgtgtgtgtgtgtgtgtgtgtgtgtgtgtgtgtgtgtgtgtgtgtgtgtgtgtgtgtgtgtatgtgtgtgtttgtgtgcgtgtgtgtgccatTCTTTTGTGTGAAAAACCACAAAACCCAGTAAACAGACGATTtaaacaacaaacaacacaaaaacagCATTCAAAGCCAAATGATGGAACAGTCCAAGGCCTTACTCGTCCACCCCAGTGGCGTCCCCATGCAGGACCCGGTGCCAGTTGACTGGCAGGAACTCCACACGGCCCATGTGGGCGCCATCTTGCCCCTGCTTGAAGTGACTGCTCAGCAGGCTGAGTGAAGCATCGCGGAAATCATTCACTACAGGCGGTAGAGAGTGCTTTAGTATGTTTGTGATATGCTTTTGCATGTTGGTACAGTTAACTTGTTTCAAGTAATATGGTCATCTTAACCTATCAAGTCTGCATTAATCAATGTACGGGAATGTCTGTGAGAAAaaaaggaattgtgaaaaaggGGAAAAGCAGAGTGCAGGTAAAGGTAAAGTTTTAGAAGTAGGGGTCAAaggttatacacacaccacattgAACGACCCCACGCAGCTGGATGTCACAGGCCGGTCCAACGCCATGTACCATGAAGACAAGGTGGTCCACTTGGTAAGGCTCTCCTGATTGACCAACAACACAAATAAGGTATACTGTGTAAGGAATTGTAATTTGGTATCATGTACTGTAAATACCAACGTGAGTTCTCTGTAAACAATGCAATATCCATTGTTCAGGCCAATTCCCAGTACTGTTTGCATGAAACACAAATAGAAGTACAGTATAGGTGTGACAACCTCACATAGAGGTGTAGAAATCAAAGCCCATTGTGAAGATGGAGGCCTATACATTTGCGGGCTTACCTTCAGGTATCTCTATTGAAATACCCTCCATCCCCCTTTTGACGGTCCTGGGTCGACTTTGCTCAGAGGCAGAGGGGAAGCTTATCCAGTACTTCAAGGGGATTGTCTGTTGCTGTGTCATAAGCTAACGGAGACAGAGCAAGGAATATAAACTTTGTTGCATTTTGTTTTACAGTCCAATATTTGCATCTCTACAGACATACCATGCAGGTACTAGTGACAGTAAGATAGTGTCACTAAGATATACTGTGCTTCTGTACATGTCAGTTATGGATGGGAGAGGGGGTCATACCTTAGGGCTGTGCAACACCACCGTTTCTCCAGTGGGGAATTCTAACTTCCTCGTCCAGTCATTCAGCGTCACTGATATCATGTAAGCCTCCTGTGAATACAGTGATGCAAATGTAATGGACCCTGGTCTCCTGCACTCCAGACATTAGCTCCGGGAGGTAACACAAGTCTTGGGTTATGTGGTTGACCGAGGGTCAAACCCGGTCAGTCATACTGTATATGTTACTGACAATATTACCAAGGTATGATTGACAGATTAACAAGGTCATTACCAATCCGCAGTATACCCCTTTCAGATGGTAGAAAGAAGTAAATACTGGCCCCCGCAAAACTATGGTACGAAGATAAACACCAAGGTATCAAGGTAGATATTGTATCACTTTGTAATGATTTGCGTTTGTGTGCGTCCGATATggcacctatatagtgcacttctattgaccagggccctgtatactatatagggaacacgTTGTCATTTCAGACTGTGTCCTACCTCCAGGGCGAGGCTGGTGTGCTCTGGGTAAGGGGTGTAGGAGATATCCTTGTCTCCTTTGTGGAACCAGGAGCAGCGCCTCACCTCCGAGGGGGGCTGCTCCCAGTACACCGCGTAGCGCCGCCTCTCCTTCAGCCTCACATCGAACCGCCTACCCTCTGTGGCTaccaccatctcctcctccccgCGGGTCCCCCCTGTTAGGAGCAAACACACAATTATGATGCTATGGTTAGTCATCTTTATCATTGCTACTATCATCAGGGATCATGTCATTACATCCCATGGCTGATTGAACAGCACAGCCCAAATGAACAAAACCATAACACTCCACATTACAGCAAAAGTTGTAATTACATAGTATGGTAACAAGTTATGATTCATCACAATGAAAACATTACTTGCCTAGATAGTCCTTAATTTCAGTGTAACTATATTCTTGTTTCAGGGTAACACATCCCACATAATATGGTGCTATAGTACAAAGGGGCAACAATACAAGAACAATTTGTATTATTTGTAAATGTATGATGAATTGTCTCATGCCATGTTTGTGTGCCTCTTCCAGCCTTGGTGAGTCCTCTCTGCTGAAAGGGAACCAGGAGTCTTTACAGTCCACCTGCTGCTCGCAGTGGAACCAATGGTGCTGCACCGGCTCATATACACCTTCTATCACACCGTTCATGGCAGCTAGATCAGAGAAGCTAGGAAAGAGTGGAAGTGAATAGAACAGATCATCATTCTTAGATTTTCTCTATAGGGAACATGTATATGTGTAGTCTGCttttaagtttaaaaaaaatacagaaagagATCAAGAGAGAAGCTCACCTACTATCTGGCTAGTGTATGAGGATGGAGGGGTCATTTGAGAGGCTCAGGTTGATCACCAAGGCAGCTTTAACGGACCACCTGGGAGGCACAATCAGCATTCTAATATTTACACATTCATCTGATGCTAAGTTTCAGGGAAGATATCATTGTTTTAGATGCTAGCTAAGGGCTGACAATTGGATATTTTGTATCCTTGAAATACAAGAAACACAGCAAGCACATGTTTCTGTCCTATCCGTGGatagacagtgctgagtaagaacatAACATCTTATAACATACTGGGAATGTTTGCTAGGAGTGAATATTGTGAATTCCTCTCATACTATTTAAACTCACATTCTTTAAAAGTAGAGAGCAGGCATCAGAAATAGCTACATACCTTCAATGTACAGCTAATGTTATAGTATAGGACTCCATCAAATATGGCGGTTCCTCCCGAGTGGACCTCGCTGTTCAAAGTTGCAAAAAGACGTCCTTGGAATATATCCAAATCCAAAAGCATTTAGATATTGATGaaggcaacaacaaaaacagcAAGGTTTGTTAAGGTTTCCAACAGGGGGGGACTTTCCTCTGATTGACTTCACACTTTGCAAGCTTGTCTCAACACTCATGTGTTCTGAATGACTTCACTGGTTTAGTGACTCAGAGTGGGACCAAAGGTCAATTCCAATCACGATGAAGAGGTGTGGGGAAATAGCAACACAACAGTAGGCCTGTAGGCTATAATCACAGAAGAGAGAAAGTACCCAAATCTCTCTAACAATTGTGTTTTAACTCATTAATAATAATTTGCTCATTTGGTTCCAAGCTTAGAGTGGGGAACGGAAACATATGCAAAGTTTTACATGACTATCGCTTTATCACATAAAGATAAGCAATAATGTCAGTCTTTGACAGTTTAACTTCAGTCAGTCCACATCTACACGGTAGTAAAATCAAAATCAGATGTACAACACACATGTTGTATGTATGGAGTAAAGTGTAAAAGGTACTTGCCAACTGAATGGTCCTGATAACTTAAGACAAGAGGTCAGCGGGTTCTGCTTTCCATGAATCATCTCTTACATAGGACAATGTTCCACCTGTGTAACATACTGtgcatagacatggaatcaccaGATCAGAAACATTGATATTATTTAGCATGACAGCCTAGAAATGCAACCCTGTCTTTACCTCTTGCAATAGACAGCACAGATTGAGTAAGGAGAGTGGGCTACTTGTGGTTGAGGGTTCGGGTTGAGACCATAAAGTCTTTGTGACTTgcagtctctctcctcctataGACAACTTAAGGCAATAAACAATTTTGCAAATTATTGACATTTTGAAGAACTAAGATAAGTTTGCTTTTACATGAAAAGCTCTTATCTACTTACTGATAGCCCACGGACATGTTTATGTTTTTCTTTTAACATCCTCAAAGCCGACACTGGAGTTGTCTGGTCTCTTCAACCAACGCTGCATCAATAACATTGTACGAATTACTATTCGTAACTTATTGTACGGATTGTAATTCCTAATTAATACATACGAAACGTAATATCATACTAATTAGTGTCCCACATTTACTATGTGAAGTCtacccttgatcatgactctcagttccataaCATCACACATAAGAGTAATTGGAAGAAGATGTCTTCTGTAcaggggagttttgttaagaacCCCGATGCTCAATCTGAACATTAACCGGCGTCGCTTGCTgtacggttttggaagcataaggacctcccttatctttcatatcagccaGAAATAAAATGATACACACCTTGATAGGGTTAGTTTTCCCACACAGCCACCTGTGTGTAAGCGTAACTCGGGAAGTGTAGTTTTGTCGGGTGGAAGCACCCATAGCTGTATGGCTCTGTGCACAACtgcaacagtaaaaaaaaaaatgtatatgaagGATTATTTTTTTCGCAGATAAAAGATAAGGGCCATATGTCTCGAAAGCCGTATCGCAAGCAATGATTATTGACGTTTCTAAACATTATAACACATGGTCGGGATTGTAGTTCACACGAGCCAGTCGTGGGCAAAGCTAATGGCTGGAAACTGTAGGGAGAAGGTAAAATGCCTCCTAGTTTTCGAGAGCTAGGTCTACCCCtaagcagtggcggttctagaccatttcaactgtaa harbors:
- the LOC106565382 gene encoding phospholipase DDHD2 isoform X1, with protein sequence MNGVIEGVYEPVQHHWFHCEQQVDCKDSWFPFSREDSPRLEEAHKHGGTRGEEEMVVATEGRRFDVRLKERRRYAVYWEQPPSEVRRCSWFHKGDKDISYTPYPEHTSLALEEAYMISVTLNDWTRKLEFPTGETVVLHSPKLMTQQQTIPLKYWISFPSASEQSRPRTVKRGMEGISIEIPEGEPYQVDHLVFMVHGVGPACDIQLRGVVQCVNDFRDASLSLLSSHFKQGQDGAHMGRVEFLPVNWHRVLHGDATGVDEDIQRITLPSISRLRQFSNGTVLDLFYYNSPTYCQTIIDTVASEINRLHHVFLQRHPQFTGAVSLTGHSLGSLILFDLLTNQEIHNTDEKISSVSSPSEATSINFESFEKTLRNCGLGKFFQMLTKEQMDLESLALCSETDLKDLGMPLGPRKKIMCLLKRWREKQESRTGTSQPVPGVPGVYSQVQEQPMLLSDAPSTSPVDYKYFDIGIGQVSIVYPQLAFQPQAFFALGSPIGMFLSVRGLKRIDPKYSLPTCKSFYNIFHPFDPVAFRIEPMVVSPGVDLPPMLIPHHKGRKRMHLELKDSLMRVSSDLLLSVSTLRGVWQTLTTLPVNTLPPVASVGTTAALPPQESEGSRAQNGTVPPTEMKNISFGMLNGGRRFDYVLQEKPLESFNEYLFAIQSHLCYWDSEDTVLLLLREIYEGKGILL
- the LOC106565382 gene encoding phospholipase DDHD2 isoform X2, encoding MNGVIEGVYEPVQHHWFHCEQQVDCKDSWFPFSREDSPRLEEAHKHGGTRGEEEMVVATEGRRFDVRLKERRRYAVYWEQPPSEVRRCSWFHKGDKDISYTPYPEHTSLALEEAYMISVTLNDWTRKLEFPTGETVVLHSPKLMTQQQTIPLKYWISFPSASEQSRPRTVKRGMEGISIEIPEGEPYQVDHLVFMVHGVGPACDIQLRGVVQCVNDFRDASLSLLSSHFKQGQDGAHMGRVEFLPVNWHRVLHGDATGVDEDIQRITLPSISRLRQFSNGTVLDLFYYNSPTYCQTIIDTVASEINRLHHVFLQRHPQFTGAVSLTGHSLGSLILFDLLTNQEIHNTDEKISSVSSPSEATSINFESFEKTLRNCGLGKFFQMLTKEQMDLESLALCSETDLKDLGMPLGPRKKIMCLLKRWREQESRTGTSQPVPGVPGVYSQVQEQPMLLSDAPSTSPVDYKYFDIGIGQVSIVYPQLAFQPQAFFALGSPIGMFLSVRGLKRIDPKYSLPTCKSFYNIFHPFDPVAFRIEPMVVSPGVDLPPMLIPHHKGRKRMHLELKDSLMRVSSDLLLSVSTLRGVWQTLTTLPVNTLPPVASVGTTAALPPQESEGSRAQNGTVPPTEMKNISFGMLNGGRRFDYVLQEKPLESFNEYLFAIQSHLCYWDSEDTVLLLLREIYEGKGILL